The following proteins come from a genomic window of Kitasatospora sp. NBC_01246:
- a CDS encoding coenzyme F420-0:L-glutamate ligase produces MTLHVLPVPGLPEIDAGADLAALIAKAGTYRDGDILLVTSKIVSKAEGRVLRAADREAAIDAETVRVVARRGPVRIVENRNGLVMAAAGVDASNTAAGTVLLLPEDPDASARALRARLQQLTGLRLAVVVTDTFGRPWRNGLTDVAIGAAGLPVLEDHRGRTDSHGNELAMTVTATADELAAAADLVKGKSTGTPVAVVRGLGHLVTAEDGAGARPLVRAAADDMFRLGTSEAVRQAVTLRRTIRAFTPEPVDPGAVRRAVAAAVTAPAPHHTTPWRFVLLESAAVRTRLLDAMLAAWQRDLRELDGWDDALIARRTARGDVLRDAPYLVVPCLVMDGSHDYPDARRAAAEREMFTVAIGAAVQNLLVTLAGEGYGTAWVSSTMFCRDTVRAALDLPAGWDPMGAVAVGRPAEPPRDRPARGADAFVEVR; encoded by the coding sequence GTGACCCTGCACGTCCTGCCCGTCCCGGGCCTGCCCGAGATCGACGCCGGTGCCGACCTCGCCGCGCTGATCGCCAAGGCCGGGACGTACCGGGACGGCGACATCCTGCTCGTCACCTCGAAGATCGTCAGCAAGGCCGAGGGCCGGGTGCTGCGGGCCGCCGACCGCGAGGCCGCGATCGACGCCGAGACCGTCCGGGTGGTCGCCCGGCGCGGCCCGGTCCGGATCGTCGAGAACCGCAACGGCCTGGTGATGGCCGCCGCCGGGGTGGACGCCTCCAACACCGCCGCCGGCACCGTGCTGCTGCTGCCCGAGGACCCGGACGCCTCCGCCCGCGCGCTGCGCGCCCGCCTCCAGCAGCTGACCGGGCTGCGGCTGGCCGTCGTCGTCACCGACACCTTCGGCCGGCCCTGGCGCAACGGCCTCACCGACGTCGCGATCGGCGCCGCCGGACTGCCCGTCCTGGAGGACCACCGCGGCCGCACCGACAGCCACGGCAACGAACTGGCGATGACCGTCACCGCCACCGCCGACGAACTCGCCGCCGCCGCCGACCTGGTCAAGGGCAAGTCCACCGGCACCCCGGTCGCCGTGGTCCGAGGCCTCGGCCACCTGGTCACCGCCGAGGACGGCGCGGGCGCCCGCCCACTGGTGCGCGCCGCCGCGGACGACATGTTCCGGCTCGGCACCTCCGAGGCGGTCCGGCAGGCCGTCACCCTGCGCCGCACCATCCGCGCGTTCACCCCCGAACCGGTCGACCCGGGCGCCGTCCGCCGCGCCGTCGCCGCCGCCGTCACCGCGCCCGCCCCGCACCACACCACGCCCTGGCGGTTCGTCCTGCTGGAGTCGGCCGCGGTCCGCACCCGGCTGCTGGACGCGATGCTCGCCGCCTGGCAGCGCGACCTGCGCGAGCTGGACGGCTGGGACGACGCGCTGATCGCCCGGCGCACCGCCCGCGGCGACGTCCTGCGCGACGCGCCCTACCTGGTCGTCCCCTGCCTGGTGATGGACGGCTCGCACGACTACCCCGACGCGCGCCGCGCCGCCGCCGAACGCGAGATGTTCACCGTCGCCATCGGCGCCGCCGTGCAGAACCTGCTGGTCACCCTGGCCGGCGAGGGCTACGGCACGGCCTGGGTCTCGTCCACCATGTTCTGCCGCGACACCGTGCGCGCGGCCCTCGACCTGCCGGCCGGCTGGGACCCGATGGGCGCCGTCGCGGTCGGCCGCCCCGCCGAACCGCCCCGCGACCGCCCGGCCCGCGGCGCCGACGCCTTCGTCGAGGTTCGGTAG
- a CDS encoding type II toxin-antitoxin system RelE family toxin, translated as MNSGADPFADGPSVNKLTGYDGLYRLWVGDHRVVYEVQGDVMVVLVVNVGNRRDVYRRY; from the coding sequence GTGAACTCCGGCGCCGACCCGTTCGCCGACGGTCCGAGCGTGAATAAGCTGACCGGCTATGACGGGCTCTACCGGCTGTGGGTCGGCGACCACCGCGTGGTCTACGAAGTCCAGGGCGACGTGATGGTCGTCCTCGTGGTCAATGTCGGCAACCGCCGTGACGTGTACCGCCGGTACTGA
- a CDS encoding DNA-3-methyladenine glycosylase family protein, giving the protein MVGEGGGAGQRRRRGAVSDEAATGARVRLWRPGFPLDVARTLLPLRRGPADPAYRTTGDGAVWRASRTPAGIGTLRVLARPADGEVEARAWGPGAAWLLDRLPVLLGAEDDPAALVLPPGPLREAQRRAAGVRLTRTGLVLESLVPAILEQKVTTDEAYRAWRTLLRDFGTPAPGPAEGMRVAPSAREWALVPSWEWHRAGVDPKRSATVVRAVRLAARLEEASAMDHAEAFARLTSVPGIGIWTAAETLQRSNGDPDAVSVGDYHLPNLVGWALAGRPRSDDTQMLALLEPYRPHRHRLCRLLLSTGTHAPRYGPRLTPNDHRRR; this is encoded by the coding sequence ATGGTCGGCGAAGGCGGTGGAGCCGGACAGCGGAGGAGGCGCGGGGCGGTGTCGGACGAGGCGGCGACCGGTGCGCGGGTGCGCCTCTGGCGCCCGGGCTTCCCGCTGGACGTGGCCCGCACCCTGCTGCCGCTGCGGCGCGGCCCGGCCGACCCGGCCTACCGGACCACCGGTGACGGCGCGGTCTGGCGGGCCTCCCGCACCCCGGCCGGCATCGGCACGCTGCGGGTACTGGCCAGGCCGGCCGACGGCGAGGTCGAGGCGCGGGCCTGGGGCCCGGGGGCGGCGTGGCTGCTGGACCGGCTGCCCGTGCTGCTCGGCGCCGAGGACGACCCGGCCGCCCTGGTGCTGCCGCCCGGCCCGCTGCGGGAGGCCCAGCGGCGGGCGGCCGGCGTGCGGCTCACCCGGACCGGGCTGGTGCTGGAGTCGCTGGTGCCCGCGATCCTGGAGCAGAAGGTGACCACCGACGAGGCGTACCGGGCCTGGCGGACGCTGCTGCGCGACTTCGGCACCCCGGCGCCCGGCCCGGCCGAGGGCATGCGGGTGGCGCCGTCGGCCCGTGAGTGGGCGCTCGTCCCCAGCTGGGAGTGGCACCGCGCGGGGGTGGACCCGAAGCGCTCCGCCACCGTGGTGCGCGCCGTCCGGCTGGCCGCCCGGCTGGAGGAGGCCTCGGCGATGGACCACGCCGAGGCGTTCGCCCGGCTGACCTCCGTGCCCGGCATCGGGATCTGGACGGCCGCCGAGACCCTGCAGCGCAGCAACGGCGACCCGGACGCCGTCTCGGTCGGCGACTACCACCTCCCCAACCTGGTCGGCTGGGCCCTGGCCGGCCGACCCCGCAGCGACGACACCCAGATGCTGGCCCTGCTGGAGCCCTACCGCCCGCACCGCCACCGCCTCTGCCGCCTGCTGCTGAGCACCGGCACCCACGCCCCGCGGTACGGCCCCCGGCTGACCCCCAACGACCACCGGCGGCGGTGA
- a CDS encoding peptidoglycan recognition protein family protein: MGISLPAAALAGCTAVLLLQPVPAAAAADPAQQRRTSAGGGSVTSLPLGADRALAPRATRPFELLGVGWNGPARSLDGGSVRVRTRDAATHVWGDWQVLEADGEDGPDAPGGGATAPLWTGPSDGVAVQVTAGPRGLPDGLRLDLVDPGQGAAGAAGRTLPAEPPDGRRAARPAVVTRAGWGADESLRDPQVEYTGPVRVVFVHHTATATEYDCADAPRMIRAIYQYHVRSNGWRDIGYNFLVDRCGTLYEGRAGGAELAVHGAHTLGFNTDSAGVAVLGTFVTDTPPPAVPEGLARLAAWKLGLAGQDAGGRTQLVSGADGTRYPKGTTATFDAVSGHRDAVATECPGATLYPLLPAVRTQAAALQSAARPAAPWAR, translated from the coding sequence GCCCAGCAGCGCCGCACCTCGGCCGGCGGCGGCTCGGTCACCTCGCTGCCGTTGGGCGCCGACCGCGCCCTGGCGCCGCGCGCCACCCGCCCCTTCGAGCTGCTCGGCGTCGGCTGGAACGGCCCCGCCCGCTCGCTCGACGGCGGCTCCGTCCGGGTCCGCACCAGGGACGCCGCCACCCACGTCTGGGGCGACTGGCAGGTGCTGGAGGCGGACGGCGAGGACGGACCGGACGCCCCGGGCGGCGGAGCGACGGCGCCGCTCTGGACCGGTCCGAGCGACGGCGTGGCGGTCCAGGTCACCGCCGGCCCCCGCGGCCTGCCGGACGGCCTGCGGCTCGACCTGGTCGACCCCGGGCAGGGCGCCGCCGGGGCCGCCGGCCGGACGCTGCCCGCCGAACCGCCGGACGGGCGCCGGGCCGCCCGGCCCGCCGTGGTCACCCGGGCCGGTTGGGGCGCCGACGAGTCCCTCCGGGATCCGCAGGTCGAGTACACCGGCCCGGTCCGGGTGGTCTTCGTCCACCACACCGCGACCGCCACCGAGTACGACTGCGCCGACGCGCCCCGGATGATCAGGGCGATCTACCAGTACCACGTGCGGAGCAACGGCTGGCGGGACATCGGCTACAACTTCCTGGTCGACCGCTGCGGCACCCTCTACGAGGGCCGGGCCGGCGGCGCCGAGCTCGCGGTGCACGGCGCGCACACCCTGGGCTTCAACACCGACTCGGCGGGCGTCGCGGTGCTCGGCACCTTCGTCACCGACACCCCGCCGCCGGCCGTACCGGAGGGGCTCGCCCGGCTCGCCGCCTGGAAGCTCGGGCTGGCCGGCCAGGACGCCGGCGGCCGCACCCAGCTGGTCTCCGGCGCCGACGGCACCCGTTACCCCAAGGGCACCACCGCGACCTTCGACGCCGTCTCCGGCCACCGCGACGCGGTCGCCACCGAGTGCCCCGGCGCCACCCTCTACCCGCTGCTCCCCGCCGTCCGCACCCAGGCGGCCGCGCTGCAGAGCGCCGCCCGCCCGGCGGCCCCTTGGGCCCGCTGA
- a CDS encoding SgcJ/EcaC family oxidoreductase, which produces MNDTRLPELSHADEGAVRALYHRTLDGWNLRDGAACAGPFAEDGEMVGFDGTRYAGRSVIAAELGRIFADHATPEYVAKVRRIRALGPGVAELDAVAGLVPDDAEDLDPGLNALQTVIAVNAGAGWRIALLQNTPARYDLRPDVARALTAELRALVPRGPGPV; this is translated from the coding sequence ATGAACGATACGCGGCTGCCGGAGCTGTCCCACGCCGACGAGGGCGCGGTGCGGGCGCTCTACCACCGGACCCTGGACGGGTGGAACCTGCGGGACGGCGCGGCGTGCGCCGGACCGTTCGCCGAGGACGGGGAGATGGTCGGATTCGACGGAACGAGGTACGCGGGGCGGTCGGTGATCGCCGCCGAACTGGGGCGGATCTTCGCGGACCACGCCACCCCCGAGTACGTCGCCAAGGTGCGGCGGATCCGGGCGCTCGGCCCGGGGGTGGCCGAGCTGGACGCCGTCGCCGGTCTGGTGCCGGACGACGCCGAGGACCTCGATCCCGGCCTGAACGCCCTGCAGACGGTGATCGCCGTCAACGCGGGCGCGGGCTGGCGGATCGCGCTGCTGCAGAACACTCCGGCCCGGTACGACCTGCGGCCGGACGTCGCGCGGGCGCTGACCGCCGAGCTGCGGGCGCTGGTGCCCCGGGGCCCCGGCCCGGTATAG